TAGCTAAGCAATATCATCCAGATGTTAATAAAAGTGTCAATAGCGAAGAAATTATGAAAAAAATTAATGATGGATATGAAAAACTAATGTTTCAAAAAGAACATGCATAAAATATTTTATTTATAAATAAAATATTTTTTATTTTTTAACAAAAAATAAAGAAATTTATTGAATTTAAAATTGAAGGGATTATTATGTAATTAGGTAAATATTAAATGGGATCGAAAAGATATTGTAAAAAGGCAGATTTATAAAATTAACTCAATATTTTAAATAATAATTAAAATAAAAAATTAATAATTATATTTTAATATTTAATAAAAACGACCTCTTAATTTACCAATTTTTAAAGATATAGAAAAGTGGGTGAAGTATCATAAAAAAATTATTAAGCTTGTTGGCAGTGATATCTTTAGCAGGTCCAGTTGCTAGTGGCGTTACTGCTAATAAATTAATTAATCCAAGTAAAACTAATTTTTTAAATAATAACATTTAAATAATCAAAGTATTAATAGTATTTTAGATTTATCTTCCTTAGAAATCTATTTACTATTAACAATAAATGATAAATTAATAAAATATGATAATTTAGCAACACTATATGCTCGTAATCCCAGTGTTGGTAAAACATTAATTACTTTGGAAGGAGCTCCTAATTCACAAGTATTTATGGGTAAATTTAGTTTTAAAAAAAATATCCCTGATGTTAGATTGAGTATTACTTATTGAGTTAATGAAACATTTGAACTTTTTTTAAAAAGTGGGGATAGTTTTCTTTGACGTTCAGTTTATTATGCTTTTCAAGGTGCTATTTATGGTATTTTTGATAAATTTAGATTTAATCAAGATTATTCTTTTGACGAATTAATATATGGCTTTGATTATTATTATATTATTGATGATATTGATTATAGAGATCCTAATCTAAAAATGGATGAACTTTCTTTACCGCCAGGGCAGCACACAATTAAAGTAATCACTGGTTTAAATTCAACATTTTTAAAAGGAGAAAGTGACGAATTTACTTTTATTTTAAAATAAATTAATAGTAAATTTAACTTTTAGTAGTAAATTAAAAAAAAAGTTTTAATTTCAACAATTGAATAAAAATATTTCTGATGGTTCTCAAACATAAAAATAGTTATCTTTTTTAAAGATGACTATTTTTATATTAATTACTTAGTTATTATAGTTTATTTAAAACTAACATAGTTTGATTATTTCTGTTAAGATTACTCTATTTAAAAATAATATTATTTACTTTAAAGTTTACAGTAACTGAAGTTCCAGCAAATGTTGAAAATTCATCAATAAATATTGTTAAATATATGTCATTATTATCATGAAAAATTTGTAATTTTGCTATGATTGATTGACTAGCTAATAGTTTTCTACTTTTACTAGCAATAGATATCAAATCATAAACATTGGTTAACTCTTTAATTTCAGAGGTTTTAAAAAATAATTGTTCATTATTCAATCTACTTTCTTGATGACCCCAGGTTATAACGGCAAAATAACTATTGGCACCAAAATAAAAATTTTGATATTTTTTAATAAAATCTTCTCACTTATGAGCATAATCCTTCCAGCGTAAAATTTTGTAATGGTTTTTATTAAGATACCCCTTAAATTCTGTAAAAGTACCATTATATGATTTTGCGATTTTAATATTTATTTTTTGATTAATAATTTGATCTTTTTTTAAATTAAGATCTGTTTTTGTTTTCAAATAAAAACTTTCATCAAATTCAAAATTTTCTTTTTTAAAAATAAAATTTAATGAGTACCATAAATGTTTTAAAATAGTTATATATTCTGCCCATCCCAATTTGTAAGTTTGTCTAAAGTTAGAGTGAGAGGTTTCGTTACCTCAAGTTCTAATTAGATTAATAATATTTAGTATACTTTTTGGCAATTCATCTTTATATTTTTCTTCTCAGCATTTGGGGATTCTACCACTAACTGATTTATTAGTTTCACTAACGTATTTAGCAGTAACATATTCTAAAATTTGTCTACCATGATTTCCATAATTAAAATCAGCATTATTATTAATTAAGTTATATTCATAGGTTTCTATTAATTTTTCTAATTGTTCATCTTGCTGTTCATGAAGATAATTAAAATTACTAGTCATTTTATAAAAGTCTTTCTATTTTAAATAATTAAAAAATAATCTAATTTGTTGTTATTCTAGCACTAAATTAATAATTAATTTATGTAATTGATAAAATATTTTTAATTTTTTTAAAAAAAATGATTAAAATTATTGCTTTTTGATTTTAATAGGATTAATATATTGATAGGTAAATGTTAAATGTGATTGGAAGAAAACTATGGAAACGCAAATTTAACTGATTAATTAAATATTTAAACTAGTAATGGATATGTTATATTGATTACATTTTTGTATTTAATTAAGGTCATATATTAATTTACCCGCCTATAAAAGAAAGAAGGGATTGATTATGAACAACAGTATGAACAACAATAAAGAAAACCAAAAAAGTAGTACACAAAGTCATACTTCTTCAAATACTGGAAACTCAAGCCGTCAAAGCAACAGTGAAAAATCACGTTCAAATAATTCAAAATAAAAACTGATTCTAAATAATTAAAAAACTAAGTTAATTTTAACATAAAAAATAGTTACAATAACTATTTTTTATGTTAAAGTTGATTTTTTATTTAAAATTATTTAAGTGATTAATTAAAAAGTTTCTTTTCATTTATTTTTATTAAACTTGTTTTACCAAAAAATATCATGAAATCTATTGGAAAATTAAGAAACTAGTTTTTTTAATATTGTCTTTTTAAGCACCTATGCTAAAGTAAAATTAGGAGTTAAATTAGTAAAGGAGAACAAATGCTAATTGTCAATAAAAATCCCTCTTCGAAAGTTTTAAAACAGGGATATCGCAAATTTTGCTACCACTGATGACACCTAATAATTTTAATATTTTTATTTCCACTCGTTTATTACTGATCAAAAAAATACTGTCGGTTATTTTTTAACTTTACCCAAGATTATCAACGAACAGGAAAACTGCAAATCGATCATAAGCTGGTTGAATTTAATAGTTTTGAACATTACCTTGCTGATTTAGCAGTCAAAAAATTAACTAATTTTAATTTTTCACCCCAAGAAGAGCAACAAATCAAAGATTTAACCATTCTTAATCATAATGGTAATGAACTTAGTATGTTAATTTTAGAAAACCCATTTTCTAACAAATGAGTAATTGGTTTGCACGGGTGAACTGAAAATAAGTATTTAGCTCTGCGACAAGTTTATTATTTTTATCAACAAGGTTATAATATTGTGACTTTTGATAGTGTTGCCCATGGTCTAAGTTATGGTCAATATAGTGCTATTGGTTATTTTAATGCGCAAAATGTTGAAGATGTCACCCAATGACTAATGAAAAATTATTTGGTTGACGAATTTGGGGTTATTGGTAATAGTATGGGAGCTAGTTGTGCTAGTTGGTATGCTCTTAATTATGGTTATCAGAATCCAAAGCTAAAATGAATAATTAGTGACTGTGGATTTAGTAACTTGTTAGTTCAATTTCGATATGTGATGACTTATCGTTACCAAAAACCCTGGTGATTAATTAGTTGGGGTTTACGAAGAATCTTTAAGCAACAATTAAGAATTGATATTAAAAAATATAACTTACTAAAAGAGCATCAGCGAATTAAAAACATTCCCTTTTTATTATTCCATGGTGAACAAGATGTTTTTGTTCCGTTTTTTATGAGTCAAAAATTTATTAACCAAAAATTAAAATATGAGTCTCAGCAGCTTAGTGAATTAGTGGCACTTCCGTTTTTGGATCATATCGAAGCAATTTCAAAAGGTCATGATATTTACCTAGCAAAAATTAAAAAATTCTTAGAAAGTGAGCAATAGTTAAAAAATGAAATTACAAAAGAAATATAATTTCTGACAAATTTTAATGTTAGCAATTTCCGCCACTTTAGGAACTTCGATATTAGTTTCGTTTGGGCAAGTTGGGTTTCAAGCACAGTTTAATCCAATTCTGATGATTATTGCCTGAATTTTAGGGGGATTATTGGTTATTCCCGAAATGCTATTATTTTCAGAAGCAGCAACTTCTTATCCAGAAAATGGCACTTCTTATTATTGAATTAAAAGAGCCAAGTGAAATGCATGTTCGTTCTGATTTGGTTGAATTATGGTATTGTTTGTTAGTGCAACCGCTGTCGCAACTGCTTGTTTAGCATTTGGCAATATTATTGTAAGTATTACTGGTTTACAAAATGAATGGTATGCCAAATTATTTGGGATTATTATTTTATTATTACTATTATTAATACAACTTTTTATTAAAAAAAGTACGGGTTGATCACAAATTGTGTTTACTATTTTAAAATTATTGCCAATTGGGTTACTTCTTATTATTGCTATGATTTATGGTAATACCGATAGTTTTCAAAAAGATACTATTAACCAAAATCTTAGCCAAATTTATTTAGCGTCTTTTTTATTGCTACCAGCAACTGCGATGACAATGTTTGCCTATTCGGGGATGGAAGCGATTACTTATATTAGCGGGGAAGTTATTGAACCGCGCAAAAATATTCCCCGCGCCTTAATTTGGTCCACAATTGCAATTATTATTTTATATGTAATCTTAGCGATTGGACTATTAACTGTTAATAAACCATTTAATTGGTTAGATCCCAATAATAATATTACTAATGTTTGATACTATGCTATTATTAATAATCCAAAGATTCCAAACTTTCTTGGTTATCTATTTTCCGGATTAGCCACCTTAATTTTTATTGGATCACTAAATTCTTTTTTAGTTTATCATTCGCGATTAATTTTTAAAATGAGTGAAGAAGGGGACTTGTTTAAATTTTTTCAAAAAACAACAATTAAAACTAACATGCCATATTTAGCAATGTTGCTGTTAACTGTTTTAACTATTATTTATATTTTATGATCATCACTATTTCAAGTTACGAACTATTTTATCTTAGCAGTGAGCGTTTTAAAAACATTAACCATGGTAGTTATTATTTATTTACGTTATCGTGATCCCACATATCAACGCATTTATTCCACTCCGGTCTTTATTCTCTTAACTGTTTTGTCCTTAATTGCGTGCTTAATAACATTTGTGGGCGCTGTTATTGCGATGTATTTTTATGGAAAAACTACAAAAAATATGTGAGAATTATGAAACTGTTTAATTACAATGGGAATTATGTTTGCAGGTTACCCACTTTATTATTTAAAAAAATATGGGCAACATTTAATTAAAACATGACAGGCGAAGAAAAAAATAACTAAAATTAAAGATTAATAAGCTAATCACTACGTGAGTTCGATGGACCAGGTTGGGGCTGATCAATTGTATTTTCTAGTTTAATTTTCTTATTAAAGTTTTCTTGTTTCTTACTATTTATATTCCGTTTATTATTTTGTATTCTTGCTTGCACTTCATCAATCGCTAGGACTTGTTGTAATTCGTTAGTCAAGTTTGTGTCAATGTTACTATTTGCGAGCACTTCTTTGAGAATTTTTATTTCTAAATATTTGTAAACAGAAGCAAAATTTAGTTGCTCATAAGGTCGTAAGTGTGGATGGTAACATAAAATATCTTTTAAATCATTTAAAGTTTGATATGTGGTTGGCAATTGTGTTTTTAAAAGCGCATTTAATTTTTCATTTTTTAGAAAGATATCAAAACTTTGAGGATTTTTTGTTATTAATTGATTATTTTGAAAAATTTGCATTAAATCATCAGTATAAACGGAAACTGTAATTTCATGGTTTAATTTATTTTTTAATAATTCACAAATTTGATTAATTCCAATAAGAAAATTATTTGTTGCAAACCAGTAATAAAGCATTGGTTTTTCATCATTTGAATTAATAAATGCTTGAATTGGAATTAAAAAATTAGGATTATAGTACGCTTCGGCATTAAAATTCACATAATTAATAAAAATATTTGTTCAATCTTCAAAAAATTTTAAATGCTTACAATTGATCGTTTTCATAAAATCATCAACATGGTCAATTAAATGGCCGCGATATGTTTTAAATAAATATATTTTATTAATAGTGTCTTTATTTGTATATGCTCTTTGAAACTGGTTATTAAAATTAAAAGAACTCAATGTTTTGGCATAACGTTTTCAGAAAATAGTGTTAATGAACTTAGATACTATATATTCGGAAGGAGGAAGATTATTTATATTTTTAAAATAATTTTTAAATTGCAGGTGAATACTAATAAGTAAATCATTTTTTACTTCCAACGAAGCAGAACTAGAAATAATTTTTATCATTATTTCATCAAGTTGCAGACTAAATTCATAAAATTTCTCAAAAATAACAAAAAGATTTTGATAGTGATTAAAGATTTCTTTTTGCAAATCAGTTAATTTATTTGTTTGAATTATTGGTGTTTTTTCTATATTTTGGTTCTGATATTGTTTAAGATTACTTTTAATAACCTTAATAGTTTTTTCCAATTTATTTCAAGTTTCATTCCTTTTTGCTTTAATGTCTTTTTTTAAATTATTATTACTTAATATGCTAATAGGCTGTTCCATAGTTGTTGCTAAACAAACTTGTAATTTTTCCATAATTTGTAAATAATGATGGATTAATTGCTTAGGGTTGATTTTAGGATCTTCTTTGATTAGTCTTTGTACTTTATTAATAAGATTATAAGTATAGGCGATGATAATATTAGCAAATTGACTGAAAAGTCAGAGTCAAATTTCTTTTTTATGTTCTTTATTTGGTGAGCTAAGCATTTCTTTTATTGTATTAATTTTTTGATTAAAAAAATTATTAATTTCTATTAAATTCATAAAAATCCCGTTCCTTTATAAGTATAGTTTTTCTAAATAAAAACCTGATTATTATATTTTTAACAATTAGTTAAAAATAAAATCAGGTATTATATATACTCTTAAAATATCTAATTATATGTTGAATAATTTCTTATCAACTTTAATTATAATAAGTTTTCTTTATTAAAGTTTGTAAGGATAAACTTATTTTAATACATTTAATTAGTTTATAATTATTAAAATTTTATTTTTTTTTAATAAAATATTTTCTTTTGTGGTAATTTTAATTTACAATTAATAATATAAGAGGAGTTAACCATGGAAACAAATAATAATGTGGAACTAACAAAAGAAATGTTAGGTTTTAAAATGTTAGCATTAATTAATGAAATAATTTTATCCGGGACGATTGTTAAAATGCGTGAAGATCCCCGAATTAAAGATGGGATTGTTAATTTTTATGAAAAATTAACTTTTGGTAGTTATAATGATAAATTATTTAAAACAACAATGATTATTATTTTATTATATTTACAAGAAAGTGAAAAACATCCTGTGAGTAATCAGAGTTTAGAGGAAAATCTATTTTTAGATATCTCTTATTTGCAAAATTTATTAATGCACAAAGAATATGAAACATTAACAATCCCCGAAGCTCAGGAGGTCATTAATTTATTGACAATTGCTAAAGATTTAAACTAATTTTTTTAATTTTAATAAATTTAATTATTTAAACATCTTTCCTATTTGAGAATGTTAATATCAATTGCAAATAACTATTCTTAAACTTGGTATAATATTATTGTCTAGCATATGATAAATATGTTAGGCAAAAATTAGAATGTATATAGAGTATTTAAAATACCATTAAATAATTAATTATTTGATGGTATTTTTTGCTTTATTTGCCTAGAAAGAAAGGAGGAAACAGAATGGGAAATGATTTAAATAGTAATTTACTAGATGATGAGATTATTGATGAAGAAGATTATGGCGAATCATTCAACTGACTTTTTGAGGATTTAGATGAAAATGATCCAGTTACTTTTGAAGAACCACCCTTAGAAAACATTATTATACCTAGTAGTGAATCAACAATTAATATCCCGACATTATATACGTTAGAAAAAGATCAGACTGGTAAAGTTATTTCCATAAAATTTAATAGCAAAACCTTAGACGAGTTTTTACAAAAATGTAATTCATCTAATTTAGAACCCCGCGATCAAGAAACAAAGAATTTAAAAACCGAATATGTCAAAGAATTAGACGATCATTTTAAAGATAATAACCAAAATATGGTCTTATCTTTGTATATTAAACTGCAACCTGAACAGCAATTAAAAAAACTTGGGGAAATTGATTTAAAAGAAAAATCTCCACATGAAACAATTGGTGAATTTATTTTACGTAAAACAGCTGAATTATTTAAGTCATATCAAAATGAAATGGATAAAATTATGACTAAAAAAGTAGAAAATGAAATGCGTTTGAAAGAGATTAAACAACAACAACATAAAATTGCATCCATGCAACAACGCATTAATAATTTAGAAAATTCAGCAGGTCGTGAACACTAATATGAACTAATTAATAAAAATAAATTATATAATCTATTTTGTTATTTTCTTCATTAGAAAATAATTTAAGTAACTAAAAGAACTAGGAAAACCTAGTTCTTTTTATCATTAATAATCTACTATTTTTAATTTAAGATAGAATTAATTTTAAAATTATATATTGTTAATTTATTTAATATCTCGTTTTTTAAAAACTAAATAACTTCCTCAAGTAAAGCTAATTCCGATAAAAATTCAAACAACATTGGAAAAAGTAAAGTTAATTAATGGTCGTGTTTTATTTCACACAATTTGATAAATACCATGGCTATTTTTTTGATAAGTAAATTTATATAATAAACTCGGAAAGCCTTGAATTTGATTTAAATTATCAGTAAGACCACTAAATTCATGGTATCATAATGATCATTGTTTGAACGGATTTAAGTAACTATTTATGGTCAAAACTAGGTTATACTGATTCATCGCCGTATTTAGTTGCTCATCACTTAAAATATTTTGATTTAATGGACTTTGTAAGAACATTGCTTGTTGATAATTATTTAACAAATTAATAATACTTGCTAATAAACTAGCACTATTATTTTTTTGGTTAGTATCTTTAATTTTATAAGTAAATGAATTTCCATAAGCAAAACTTAGCTTTACAAAATCTAGTTGGGCTGGCGAATTTTGTAATGTTTTATACAGCGGAGATAAATCAGCTTGACATGTTAATAATGAATTGTCAAAATCAATTTCATTATTGGGTTTGTAAACTATTGTTCCACAAACAGCTAACAATTTTGGTAGTTCAGTTTGATAGTAGCTATCAAAATTTCCTTGTTGTTCACCTTGCTGAATAATATTCATCATATATGTGTTATTTTTATAATATTTTTCATACATCGCATAATTAAATTGCAAGTTCATATTTTGATTCGCGACCAACTGGGTGGCAACTGTAGTACTTGATTGTAAAATCATATCCATCATTGATAGCGGAATGAAAAGGGCCACTAAGATGCCGACGATTGCTAAGATTGATTTTGCTGATCAAAAGAAACTTACAAAAGTGAAGATAGCGATTAGAATAAAAGCAATAATTATTGTAGTTAAAAACATTGCTAACCATTTTAAAAAAGCAAATTTACTAGTTGGTAGATCATAAAGCTGATAATTAATAAAACCAAAAATTAGCGGTAAAATTGTCATTGTGATAATAAAATAAAAAGTTATTAAATATAATGCTAGCATTTTTTCGCTAAAAATTCGTCATCGTGAATATGGCTTGGAAACCAGGATTAACATGGTACCATCATCAATTTCATCCCGAAATGTCTGAACAGTTTTGAATGCACTAAATAATAAGGTTAATCCCGTACTTACTATAAATCAAATCCCATAGAAGTTACTAAAACCCAGGGTATTAACTTCGTTTGTTAATTTTGGCATTAACATCATACTACAACTAATTGCAATACTAGCGGTGGCTCCTAAACTATAATAGACAATTGTTGAAATTGACTTAATTAATTTGTTATATGTATAAAAGAAAAAGGGGATTCGGCATTTTTTCTCTGTTAATTTTTGTTTACTAGGTTGATAATATTTAATTTCCATAGATACCTCCGACTACTGAATGCTGTTGGTGATTAGTAGTATTCTTTAACACATTTTCAGTATAAATTTTATTAAGATCACTACCGTTTGTTGGTCCTGAAAAAACGATTTTACTAAAGTTCAAAATTGTTACTTCATCTACTAAGTGTTGAATTTCGGAAAGAATATGGGTACAAATAACAATTGTTTTTCCCAACTGCTGTAGTTTTTTTAAATCTTCATAAACTTCTAAACGGCCGGTTGGGTCTAAATTAGCAGTTGGTTCATCAAGAATTAAAATTTGGGGGTCATTTAATAATGCTTGTGCTAATAAAACTTTTTTCTGCATTCCGGACGAAAACTGCAATGGTGATTTTTTTTGAAATTTTTGTAAATCTAGTGCGGTTAATATTTTTGCAATTAATTTTTTCGTTGTAATTTTACTATTGCCATTTAAATATGACATTGAAGTTAAATAAGTACCCAGTGAAACGCCTTTGGGAAACCGCGCTGATTCAGGGATATATCCAATTAATTTTTTTGCTTGGGGGTCAGTATTTAAAAAGCCATTAATAATAATTTTTCCGCTGGTGGGATTAATTGCTCCAATAATACTTTTAATTGTTGTGGTTTTTCCGCTCCCATTGGGTCCAATAAAACCATGAATAGTACCAGCTTTTACAGTAAAAGAAATATCATTTACCGCGATAAATTTTTTAAATTTTTTAGTCAGATGGCTGACTTCAATTATATTTTGTCTCATACAATGAGCACCTCCTCGTATTAATTTTATTAAACTGGCAATAAAAAAGTTGTTATTCCTTGTTATTCTTAAGGAATGACAACTTACAAGAAGTTATTTCTTTTTTAGTTTTAAAATTTTTTGTTTAACTAAATTATACTCATCGAGGGTTATTAAATTTTGTTCATATAATTCTTTATAATATATTAATTTTTTTATTTTCCGCTCGTGGGGTTGATCTTTAACTGTTTTTAATTTTAACTTAGTTTTTGCTCCCCAATGATTTTCAATCCCTAAGAAGGTAATTAAAATAATTAGCAATACCCCATCAAAACATCCTAAGAAGATACTAATTCCTAAATTAGTATATAATAAAGGTTTATTATTTAAGGAATTAATTAATGGTGACAAACCTAGAATAATAAATAATATTATAATAGTCGAAAAAAATCATCAGAAAATGTTTCGAACTTTTTGACTAAAATGTAGGCCAGTAATAAGAGAAAGATAATCCGGATCTGTAATATTAAGTTCTGATAAGTCTAAAATTTTAATTGTTAGTTTCTTTAATTCTTCATTATCATTTGCTGTGTTAACATAGGGGTTAATAAATTTTTCTTTTAAAATATTTTGTAAATTACTAATACTAATTTTTTTATTGGGATTTAACTTACGAAGAAGATAATAATTAGAAGGAACTAATTTATTAAT
The sequence above is drawn from the Spiroplasma eriocheiris genome and encodes:
- a CDS encoding alpha/beta hydrolase, which encodes MLIVNKNPSSKVLKQGYRKFCYHWWHLIILIFLFPLVYYWSKKYCRLFFNFTQDYQRTGKLQIDHKLVEFNSFEHYLADLAVKKLTNFNFSPQEEQQIKDLTILNHNGNELSMLILENPFSNKWVIGLHGWTENKYLALRQVYYFYQQGYNIVTFDSVAHGLSYGQYSAIGYFNAQNVEDVTQWLMKNYLVDEFGVIGNSMGASCASWYALNYGYQNPKLKWIISDCGFSNLLVQFRYVMTYRYQKPWWLISWGLRRIFKQQLRIDIKKYNLLKEHQRIKNIPFLLFHGEQDVFVPFFMSQKFINQKLKYESQQLSELVALPFLDHIEAISKGHDIYLAKIKKFLESEQ
- a CDS encoding amino acid permease — its product is MKLQKKYNFWQILMLAISATLGTSILVSFGQVGFQAQFNPILMIIAWILGGLLVIPEMLLFSEAATSYPENGTSYYWIKRAKWNACSFWFGWIMVLFVSATAVATACLAFGNIIVSITGLQNEWYAKLFGIIILLLLLLIQLFIKKSTGWSQIVFTILKLLPIGLLLIIAMIYGNTDSFQKDTINQNLSQIYLASFLLLPATAMTMFAYSGMEAITYISGEVIEPRKNIPRALIWSTIAIIILYVILAIGLLTVNKPFNWLDPNNNITNVWYYAIINNPKIPNFLGYLFSGLATLIFIGSLNSFLVYHSRLIFKMSEEGDLFKFFQKTTIKTNMPYLAMLLLTVLTIIYILWSSLFQVTNYFILAVSVLKTLTMVVIIYLRYRDPTYQRIYSTPVFILLTVLSLIACLITFVGAVIAMYFYGKTTKNMWELWNCLITMGIMFAGYPLYYLKKYGQHLIKTWQAKKKITKIKD
- a CDS encoding ABC transporter permease, which translates into the protein MEIKYYQPSKQKLTEKKCRIPFFFYTYNKLIKSISTIVYYSLGATASIAISCSMMLMPKLTNEVNTLGFSNFYGIWFIVSTGLTLLFSAFKTVQTFRDEIDDGTMLILVSKPYSRWRIFSEKMLALYLITFYFIITMTILPLIFGFINYQLYDLPTSKFAFLKWLAMFLTTIIIAFILIAIFTFVSFFWSAKSILAIVGILVALFIPLSMMDMILQSSTTVATQLVANQNMNLQFNYAMYEKYYKNNTYMMNIIQQGEQQGNFDSYYQTELPKLLAVCGTIVYKPNNEIDFDNSLLTCQADLSPLYKTLQNSPAQLDFVKLSFAYGNSFTYKIKDTNQKNNSASLLASIINLLNNYQQAMFLQSPLNQNILSDEQLNTAMNQYNLVLTINSYLNPFKQWSLWYHEFSGLTDNLNQIQGFPSLLYKFTYQKNSHGIYQIVWNKTRPLINFTFSNVVWIFIGISFTWGSYLVFKKRDIK
- a CDS encoding ABC transporter ATP-binding protein, producing MRQNIIEVSHLTKKFKKFIAVNDISFTVKAGTIHGFIGPNGSGKTTTIKSIIGAINPTSGKIIINGFLNTDPQAKKLIGYIPESARFPKGVSLGTYLTSMSYLNGNSKITTKKLIAKILTALDLQKFQKKSPLQFSSGMQKKVLLAQALLNDPQILILDEPTANLDPTGRLEVYEDLKKLQQLGKTIVICTHILSEIQHLVDEVTILNFSKIVFSGPTNGSDLNKIYTENVLKNTTNHQQHSVVGGIYGN